Within the Salvia hispanica cultivar TCC Black 2014 chromosome 4, UniMelb_Shisp_WGS_1.0, whole genome shotgun sequence genome, the region GTGTTGGGTAattgttttatgaaatattaaaataatattaggaTATTATACCCATTAaagatttcaatatttaaataatatataacttGTTTATCACCAAAGTGGTCTTGttatattacatttatttattgaaaataataaatgttagtTAATTGATCATGATTAAAGAGATGTTATAAATGACATAAAAGTTTGATtgatcaattaaattattatctatatGCTTGGAGATCACCCAAAGGTAGAtcattgtatatatttaataatacgAAAGGGATTAATCATGTCTACTATGTGTCTTATGTAGTATGTATACCCAAAAGCAACATGCttatttgatatatgtatgatttgattaattgttaaaGTACTATGATTTTAGCATCGTTGAAAGTATGTGTATTTAAGTATTGCCCAAAGGTTACTTGAATTCATGTTATTTAAGGTATTACTGTTTATGAATCTGTATTAAGGACTCAAGCACTAATAGATAAGCATGTATAAATGTTGCAGCCTCAGCGAATTTGTATGCATATGCGAACTCtgtcattaaatttaatgggCAAAACTATGGTGAGTGGTCTGAACAGATCCGGTTTTCACTGGGTGTAATGGCGTTGGACCATGCCATACTAACAGAAGATGAACCCTCAGCCATAACGGACGAGAGCTCCGAAACTGAAAAGTCTCAACATGAGACTTGGGAGCGATCTAACCGGTTGAGCTTGAATCTTATGAGGATGATGATGGCAGAAAATTTTAAGCCATCAATGCCCAAGACAGAAAGTGCAAGGGAATTCATTGAGAAAATTAAGGAGTGTTCACAATCTGAATTGGCTGATAAGTCAATTGTAGGAAGCTTAATGAGTGAACTTACTACAAAGAAGTTTGACTGGTCACAACCAATTCATGATCATGTGACAAACATGTCTAACTTGGTGGCAAAGCTAACGACCTTGGGAATGGAGGTTCATGAGCAATTTGTGGTCCAATTTATCATGAACTCCCTACCTATTGAATTTAGCCAGTTCCAGGTGAATTATAACACCATCAAAGATAAATGGGACATTAAGGAATTAAAGGCTATGTTGGTTCAAGAGGAAGGGAGATTAAAGAAGATGAATGGTCAAGTTGCGAATCTCATAGGTCATGCAGGTGCTAGCACCAGTAAAGGAAAATCAAGTAAGAAGGACAAAAAGAAGGATAAATCTTTTCTGAAAGGTCCGGAGAAGAAAATCCAAAAGGAAAGGAAGTGTTTCTTTTGCAGGGAAACGAGACACTTCAAGAAAGATTGTCCAAAAAGGAAGGCCTGGTTTGATAAGAAAGGTAAACATAATAGTTTTGTTTGCTTTGAATTGAATCTTATTGAAGTGCCTAACAATACTTGGTGGTTAGATTATGGTGCTACAACTCATGTGTCTCATATTAAACAGGGATTCAGTTCGATCCAACCTATAAAAGGGGTTGAACAATATTTGTTCATGGGAAATAGGATGAAAGCACTGATTGAAGGCATTAGGACCTACATATTGATCTTGGACACAAGATGTCATGTAGATCTTATAGATTGTCTTTATGTACCTGAATGTGCTAGAAATCTTGTTTCTGTAAGTAGATTGGATGATTTAGGTTTTAAAGTTAAGATTGTAAATGGTGTATTCTCTTTGTACCGAAACGATTACTTTTATGGTAGTGGTACTTTGTATGATTCACTTTATAGATTCAATCTTGATGCAAAGTTTCGTGAATCCTTATTTAATGTTGAAAGTCGAGGCATTAAGCGTAACGCGTCAAGTGAAAGTTCGGCTTACTCGTGGCATCAAAGATTAGGTCATATTTCTAAAGAAAGGATTATGAGGTTGGTAAAGAATGAAATTCTTCCTCAATTGGATTTTAGTGACCTAAATATGTGTGTAGATTGCATTAAAGGAAAGCAAACTAAACACATTGTAAAGAAATCAGCCACGAGAAGCACTCAACTTCTTGAGTTAATACATACTGATATATGTGGTCCTTTTGATGCTCCTTCGTGGGATGGTCGAAAATACTTTATCACATTTATTGACGATTACTCACGTTATAGTTACATATATCTACTGCATGAAAAATCTGAGTCAGTGAATGTGCTGAAAATATTCATTGATGAGGTGGAAAGACAGTTAGAtagaaaagttaaaattgtGAGATCGGATAGAGGTGGTGAGTTCTATGGAAAGTATAATGAGACTGGACAATGTCCGGGCCCATTTGCAAAGTTACTCAAAAGTAGAGGCATTTGTGCACAGTATACAATGCCCGGTACTCCGCAACAGAATGGTGTAGCGGAGATGCGGAATCGTACATTAATGGAAATGGTTAGAAGTATGTTAAGTGGTTGTACTTTACCCTTTTATTGTGGATTTATGCTTTAAAGACTGCAACATATATGCTTAACCGGGTTCCTAGTAAGGCAGTTCCTAAGACCCCTTTTGAACTATGGACGAGAAGGAAACCTAGCTTAAGGCATGTTCGCATTTGGGGTTGCCCAGCAGAAGTAATGTTGTATAATCCACATGAAAAGAAACTTGATTCAAGGACCGTCAGTGGATTTTTCATTGGCTATCCGGATAAATCAAAGGGGTATACTTTTTATTGTCCTAACCTTAGTACGAGAATAGTTGAGACGGGAAATGCTAGGTTCATTGAAAATGGGGAAATTAGTGGGAGTGGTGAACCTAAAAAGGTGGATATTCAAGAAATCCACGATAAGGTTCATCCACATATTGTTGCACCAAATATTGTTGTTCTTATTGTCTTACAATCAAATGACACAATAGAACAACATGATAATGTGCAAAACTCACTAACCGAAAATGAAGTAATTGAACCTGTCACAATTCAAGAAGAGAATAATGAACCACAATAAACTTTGAGGCGATCGGTAAGGGAAATAAGATCTGCCATTTCAAATGACTATGTGGTTTACACTGTTGAAAGTGAATGTGACTTAAGCCTTGATGAAGATCCGATCTCATTCCGACAAGCCATGGAAAGTGAAGATTCTGAAAAGTGGTTGATTGCCGcaaaagatgaaataaaatctatgGGTGATAACAAAGTTTGGGACTTAGTAGAATTGCCTAAAGGTTTTAAAACCATTGGTTCTAAatggatttttaaaacaaaacgTGATTCGAAAGGTAACATCGAAAGATACAAGGCTCGCCTTGTTGCAAAAGGCTTCACCCAAAAGGATGGCGTTGACTATAAAGAAACCTTATCTCCAATTTCAAAGAAGGATTCTTTAAGAATTGTTTTGGCTTTGGTGGCTCATTATGATCTCGAGCTACACCAAATGGATGTAAAAACGGCCTTTCTAAATGGAGAACTTGAAGAGGAAGTTTATATGAACCAACCCGAAGGATTCTTGGCAACATGACAAGAACACTTAGTATGTAAGCTGAGGAAGTCAATATATGGACTAAAACAAGCTTCTAGACAATGGTATATAAAGTTTAATGATATCATTGTATCACATGGTTTTGTAGAGATCATTGTTGATCGATGTATCTATGTAAAAATCAGTGGGAgtaagtttataattttagtcttatatgttgatgatattttgCTTGCTGCAAATGACATGGGTATGTTACATGATGTGAAGAAATATCTCTCTAAGAACTTTGAAATGAAAGATATGTGAGATGCATCTTATGTGATCGGAATAGAAATATTTCGAGATAGGTCACAAGGATTATTAAGTTTATCTCAGAAAGTATATATCAATAAGATTTTAGAGAGATATAGAATGGAAAAATTTTCTGTAGGATTGCTCCAATTCAGAAGGGAGACAAGTTTAGTAAAATGCAATGTCCTAAAAATGAATTGGAGCGTAAGGAAATGGAAAGAATTCCATATGCATCAGTGGTTGGGAGTTTGAACTATGTTCAAACATGTACGCGACCAGATATCACCTTTGCGGTTGGTATGTTGGATCGATATCAAAGTAATCTCGGAATGGATCACTGGAAGGCTGCAAAGAAAGTCCTCAAGTACTTGCAAGGCACCAAAGAGCACATGCTTACGTATAGAAGATCCGATAATCTAGAGGTCATTGGATATTCAGATTCAGACTATGCCGGATGCGTTGATAGTAGAAAATCTACGTTTAGCTATTTGTTCCTTTTAGCCGAGGGAGCAGTATCATGGAAAAGTGGAAAGCAGTCTGTCATTGCTACTTCCACTATGGAAGCCGAATTTGTGGCATGCTTTGAGGCCACTGTTCACGGATTGTGGTTGCGCAACTTTATTTCAGGGCTTAGAATTGTCGGCTCTATAGCTAGGCCGCTGAAAATTTATTGTGATAATTCCGCAACTGTCTTCTTTTCAAAGAATGATAAGTACTAGAAAGGGGCTAAGCACATG harbors:
- the LOC125220953 gene encoding secreted RxLR effector protein 161-like; protein product: MERIPYASVVGSLNYVQTCTRPDITFAVGMLDRYQSNLGMDHWKAAKKVLKYLQGTKEHMLTYRRSDNLEVIGYSDSDYAGCVDSRKSTFSYLFLLAEGAVSWKSGKQSVIATSTMEAEFVACFEATVHGLWLRNFISGLRIVGSIARPLKIYCDNSATVFFSKNDKY